One Streptomyces sp. NBC_00435 DNA segment encodes these proteins:
- a CDS encoding multidrug effflux MFS transporter: MTSPATPKGAGLARFAIILGALTALGPLSNDAYLPGLPQIAEDLNTSASAAQLSLTACLLGLGIGQLIAGPVSDALGRRRPLIAGLGLFAVTALLCAFAPNIWTLVGLRALQGLGGATGIVIASAVVRDRHTGPAAARFFAMLMLITGIAPILAPVLGGQLMLLTSWKGIFIALSIIGALMLFGVAGALPETHPAERRVSGGLKATGPIFRRLLTDRVFVGYNLACGFAFAAMFAYISGSTFVLQSIHGMSPQGFSAVFAVNALGLVIAAQVSGRIVHKTGPRALLATGLTASAVGGLGLLAVVLTDAGLAPMLVALFVVVSSVGLVLPNSFALALQDHGDVAGSAAALLGLSQHLIGAAVVPLVGLAGEDSAVPMGIVIAILGVGGLLFFSLTKGHQAAGSEADAQAPAAAPSEVREPV, from the coding sequence ATGACTTCACCCGCGACACCGAAGGGCGCCGGGCTCGCCCGTTTCGCCATCATCCTCGGTGCACTCACCGCCCTTGGACCGCTGTCCAACGACGCCTACCTCCCGGGTCTTCCGCAGATCGCCGAAGACCTGAACACGAGCGCCTCGGCCGCCCAGCTCAGCCTCACCGCCTGCCTGCTCGGCCTCGGCATCGGCCAGCTCATCGCCGGCCCGGTCAGTGACGCGCTCGGCCGCCGCCGTCCGCTCATCGCCGGCCTCGGGCTGTTCGCCGTCACCGCGCTGCTCTGCGCCTTCGCCCCGAACATCTGGACCCTGGTCGGCCTGCGCGCCCTCCAGGGCCTCGGCGGCGCCACCGGCATCGTCATCGCCTCCGCGGTGGTCCGCGACCGGCACACCGGGCCCGCCGCGGCCCGGTTCTTCGCGATGCTGATGCTCATCACCGGCATCGCGCCGATCCTGGCCCCGGTTCTCGGCGGCCAGCTGATGCTGCTCACCTCGTGGAAGGGCATCTTCATCGCCCTCTCCATCATCGGCGCCCTGATGCTCTTCGGCGTCGCCGGCGCACTGCCCGAGACGCACCCCGCCGAACGGCGCGTCAGCGGTGGCCTCAAGGCCACCGGGCCGATCTTCCGCCGGCTGCTCACCGACCGGGTGTTCGTCGGCTACAACCTGGCCTGCGGCTTCGCCTTCGCCGCGATGTTCGCGTACATCTCCGGCTCGACCTTCGTGCTCCAGTCCATCCACGGGATGTCCCCGCAGGGCTTCAGCGCCGTCTTCGCGGTCAACGCCCTCGGCCTGGTCATCGCCGCGCAGGTCAGCGGCCGCATCGTGCACAAGACCGGCCCGCGCGCCCTGCTCGCGACCGGTCTGACCGCCTCCGCGGTCGGCGGCCTCGGCCTGCTCGCGGTCGTCCTCACCGACGCCGGTCTGGCCCCGATGCTCGTCGCGCTCTTCGTGGTCGTCTCCAGCGTCGGCCTCGTCCTGCCGAACTCCTTCGCCCTGGCCCTGCAGGACCACGGTGACGTGGCCGGCTCGGCCGCCGCGCTGCTGGGACTGTCCCAGCACCTGATCGGTGCGGCCGTGGTCCCGCTCGTCGGCCTCGCCGGTGAGGACAGCGCGGTTCCGATGGGCATCGTCATCGCCATCCTCGGCGTCGGCGGTCTGCTCTTCTTCAGCCTCACCAAGGGCCACCAGGCCGCCGGTTCCGAGGCCGACGCCCAGGCCCCCG
- a CDS encoding NAD(P)-dependent oxidoreductase, whose protein sequence is MNILLFGASGHIGSAIAGELLSRGHSVTGVTRTGEIAGNSHEDLKVVAGDATSADTVAALSAQGYDAVGSAVGPKLGVDDDRKIIVGAANALIEGLTRSGVRRVVVLGGAGSLEVAPGVKVIDNPNFPAVWKQNALAQSEALGLYRQADALDWTFISPAAQIEPGERTGTYRVGGEQLLVDSEGQSRISIADYAVAFADVLERGDAIQTRITVAY, encoded by the coding sequence ATGAACATCCTGCTTTTCGGAGCGAGCGGTCACATCGGCAGCGCCATCGCCGGTGAACTGCTCTCCCGTGGGCACTCCGTCACGGGCGTGACCCGCACCGGCGAGATCGCGGGCAACAGCCACGAGGACCTCAAGGTGGTCGCCGGCGACGCCACCAGCGCGGACACCGTGGCCGCACTGTCGGCGCAGGGCTACGACGCCGTCGGCTCGGCCGTCGGCCCCAAGCTCGGGGTCGACGACGACCGCAAGATCATCGTCGGTGCCGCCAACGCGCTCATCGAGGGTCTGACGCGCAGCGGCGTACGCCGCGTCGTGGTCCTCGGCGGCGCCGGCAGCCTCGAGGTCGCCCCGGGGGTCAAGGTCATCGACAACCCCAACTTCCCGGCCGTCTGGAAGCAGAACGCCCTCGCCCAGAGCGAGGCGCTCGGCCTCTACCGGCAGGCGGACGCCCTGGACTGGACGTTCATCTCCCCGGCCGCACAGATCGAACCCGGTGAGCGCACCGGGACCTATCGCGTCGGCGGTGAACAGCTCCTGGTCGACTCCGAAGGCCAGAGCCGCATCAGCATCGCGGACTACGCGGTCGCCTTCGCGGACGTACTGGAGCGCGGCGACGCGATCCAGACCCGCATCACCGTCGCCTACTGA
- a CDS encoding class II aldolase/adducin family protein translates to MSVTETDRPAYLADTHTGLPIPSEPVFATHEETRRHRKQRLAAALRLFGKYGFGEGISGHISVRDPEHEDRFWVNPFGVSFNLVRVADLICVDSAGNVVEGRHRVNPSAFVIHSAIHELAPGATAAAHGHTAHSRALGALGRLLDPIDQESAAFYNRQVLYEEYEGPSVSAELGRDIAERLGDNRAILLRHHGLITVGGSLDEAVHWFFTYDSCAQVQLLARAAGTPKSFTHEQAVAAGDGFGNEQLGWFSFQLLWDEIIREQPDFLEED, encoded by the coding sequence ATGAGCGTCACCGAGACCGACCGGCCCGCCTACCTGGCGGACACGCACACCGGCCTGCCGATCCCCAGCGAGCCGGTCTTCGCCACCCACGAGGAGACCCGCCGGCACCGCAAGCAGCGGCTCGCCGCCGCGCTGCGGCTGTTCGGCAAGTACGGCTTCGGTGAGGGCATCTCGGGCCACATCTCGGTCCGTGACCCGGAGCACGAGGACCGGTTCTGGGTGAACCCCTTCGGCGTCTCCTTCAACCTGGTCCGCGTCGCGGACCTGATCTGCGTCGACTCCGCGGGCAACGTCGTGGAGGGCAGGCACCGGGTCAACCCCAGCGCCTTCGTCATCCACTCCGCCATCCACGAGCTCGCGCCGGGCGCCACGGCGGCCGCACACGGCCACACCGCCCACTCCCGCGCGCTCGGTGCCCTGGGCCGCCTGCTGGACCCCATCGACCAGGAGTCCGCCGCCTTCTACAACCGCCAGGTCCTCTACGAAGAGTACGAGGGCCCCTCGGTCTCCGCCGAGCTCGGCCGCGACATCGCCGAGAGGCTCGGCGACAACCGCGCGATCCTGCTGCGCCACCACGGCCTGATAACCGTCGGCGGATCGCTGGACGAGGCCGTGCACTGGTTCTTCACCTACGACAGCTGCGCCCAGGTGCAGCTGCTCGCACGGGCGGCGGGCACGCCCAAGAGCTTCACCCACGAGCAGGCCGTGGCCGCGGGGGACGGCTTCGGCAACGAGCAGCTGGGCTGGTTCAGCTTCCAGCTGCTCTGGGACGAGATCATCCGCGAACAGCCCGACTTCCTCGAAGAGGACTAG